From the Paraburkholderia sp. PREW-6R genome, one window contains:
- a CDS encoding TraB/GumN family protein, translated as MPDGLAARRVTRRLRDRGGCRAAVARRWRARALAGAALFSVCCIFPPAAPVGMAHAAGAAANAPAQAGRPALPGVNPPPSAPGTTASGPVRLQPAHMPFYVATRGTTTIYVLGTLHVGDPADYPVGQPFRPPILGALSASPTLALELSPDELLVSQDDVSKYGVCRRDCLPGLLPDALWRRLAFRLRANPAALEEIKKMRPWLASLLVETYDSLSAGLQTEYGTEAQLQNVYLRTRGKIVGLETLSQQMRAFTGLTLAQQREMLAQDLVQTPAENVEDVRTLHRLWRVGDADAIAAWEAAQSERLARDPSLSASIDRKIVYDRNRRFVSRMLLIAGPNKPVFVAIGALHLGGRRGVLQLLRQHGFVVEAG; from the coding sequence ATGCCTGATGGTTTGGCGGCGCGTCGTGTTACGCGCCGCTTGCGTGATCGCGGCGGCTGTCGCGCCGCTGTCGCGCGGCGCTGGAGAGCGCGCGCACTTGCCGGTGCCGCGCTGTTCAGCGTGTGTTGCATCTTTCCCCCGGCAGCGCCGGTCGGCATGGCGCATGCCGCCGGTGCCGCGGCCAACGCGCCGGCGCAGGCCGGGCGCCCCGCGTTGCCGGGCGTCAATCCGCCGCCTTCCGCGCCGGGCACCACCGCGAGCGGGCCGGTGCGCTTGCAGCCGGCGCACATGCCGTTCTATGTCGCAACGCGCGGCACGACGACGATCTACGTGCTCGGTACGCTGCACGTTGGCGATCCGGCCGACTATCCCGTCGGGCAGCCATTCCGGCCGCCGATCCTCGGCGCACTGTCCGCCTCGCCGACACTGGCGCTCGAACTTTCTCCTGACGAACTGCTGGTCTCACAGGACGACGTATCGAAGTACGGCGTTTGCCGTCGCGACTGCCTGCCGGGTTTGTTGCCGGACGCGTTATGGCGCAGGCTCGCGTTCCGTCTGCGCGCCAATCCCGCGGCGCTGGAGGAAATCAAGAAGATGCGCCCGTGGCTGGCATCGCTGCTGGTCGAAACCTACGACTCGTTGAGCGCTGGCTTGCAGACCGAATACGGCACCGAGGCGCAGCTACAGAACGTCTATCTGCGCACGCGCGGCAAGATTGTCGGCCTCGAAACCTTGTCGCAACAAATGCGCGCCTTCACCGGACTCACGCTCGCGCAGCAACGCGAAATGCTGGCGCAGGACCTCGTGCAGACGCCGGCGGAAAACGTCGAGGACGTGCGCACGCTGCATCGCCTGTGGCGCGTGGGCGACGCCGACGCGATCGCAGCCTGGGAGGCCGCGCAATCCGAGCGACTGGCACGCGACCCGAGCCTGTCCGCTTCGATCGACAGGAAGATCGTGTATGACCGCAACCGGCGTTTCGTGTCGCGCATGCTGCTGATTGCCGGGCCGAACAAACCGGTGTTCGTGGCGATCGGCGCGCTGCATCTGGGCGGGCGAAGGGGCGTGCTGCAGCTATTGCGGCAGCATGGGTTTGTCGTGGAAGCGGGCTGA
- a CDS encoding peptide ABC transporter ATP-binding protein, whose amino-acid sequence MNAVPEPRRQSDHAGDHVLVAEKLARYYQVKRGMFATGTVKALNGVSFALERGKTLAVVGESGCGKSTLARQLTMIESPSAGRLLIDGEDVASADHAKIAALRRRVQMVFQNPFASLNPRKTVEQTLGEPLAINTHMSATERAERIAQMMRTVGLRPEHAKRYPHMFSGGQRQRVAIARAMILDPQIVVADEPVSALDVSIQAQILNLFMDLQQQFRTSYVFISHNLSVVEHIADDVMVMYFGGVAELGDKKRIFSNPRHPYTRALMSATPSIFEADRTIKIKLQGEMPSPLNPPSGCTFHQRCPYVIDRCRSEEPKLREVDGRQVSCHRAEEVGEVNA is encoded by the coding sequence ATGAACGCAGTACCCGAACCGCGGCGCCAGTCGGACCATGCGGGCGATCACGTGCTGGTCGCCGAGAAGCTGGCGCGCTATTACCAGGTCAAACGCGGCATGTTCGCGACCGGCACGGTGAAGGCGCTCAACGGCGTTTCGTTCGCGCTCGAACGCGGCAAGACACTCGCGGTGGTCGGCGAATCGGGGTGTGGAAAATCCACGCTCGCGCGCCAGCTCACCATGATCGAGTCGCCGAGCGCGGGCCGTCTGCTGATCGACGGTGAAGACGTGGCCAGCGCGGATCACGCAAAAATTGCGGCGCTGCGGCGGCGCGTGCAGATGGTGTTCCAGAATCCGTTTGCGTCGCTCAATCCGCGCAAAACCGTCGAGCAGACGCTCGGCGAGCCGCTTGCCATCAACACGCACATGAGCGCCACCGAGCGCGCCGAGCGGATTGCGCAGATGATGCGCACCGTCGGCCTGCGTCCGGAACATGCGAAGCGTTATCCGCATATGTTTTCGGGCGGCCAGCGTCAGCGTGTGGCGATTGCTCGCGCGATGATTCTCGATCCGCAGATCGTGGTGGCGGACGAGCCGGTGTCGGCGCTCGATGTGTCGATCCAGGCGCAGATCCTGAATCTGTTCATGGATCTTCAGCAGCAGTTCAGGACCAGCTATGTGTTCATCTCGCACAACCTCTCGGTGGTGGAGCATATCGCCGACGACGTGATGGTGATGTACTTCGGCGGCGTGGCCGAGCTGGGCGACAAGAAGCGGATTTTCTCGAATCCGCGGCATCCGTACACGCGCGCGCTGATGTCGGCCACGCCGTCCATCTTCGAAGCGGATCGCACGATCAAGATCAAGCTGCAAGGCGAAATGCCGTCGCCGCTGAATCCGCCGTCGGGCTGCACGTTTCATCAGCGATGCCCGTATGTGATCGACCGATGTCGCAGTGAAGAACCGAAGTTACGTGAAGTGGATGGCCGTCAGGTATCGTGTCACCGTGCAGAGGAGGTGGGGGAAGTGAATGCCTGA
- a CDS encoding ABC transporter ATP-binding protein, with amino-acid sequence MTSLLTIRNLAVNFNGLPAVDRIDLDIAPGEVVGVVGESGSGKSVTMMALMGLIDAPGKVTADEISFNGTNLLKASAKERRKIIGKDIAMVFQDALTSLNPSYTVGYQIKEVLRLHEGLRGSALDRRALELLDQVGIPDAKNRIGSFPHQMSGGMNQRVMIAMAIACNPKLLIADEPTTALDVTIQAQIMELLMKLQKERGMALVLISHDLAVVSEVAQRVAVMYAGEVIETNKVPDIFAAPHHPYTEALLAAIPEHNVGAVRLAALPGMVPGRDDRPKGCLFAPRCKYVVDDCTKARPALAPLQGHSEAARVRCIKPLNLSGDANVHTHGGAR; translated from the coding sequence ATGACCAGCTTACTCACCATCCGCAATCTGGCGGTCAATTTCAACGGCCTGCCCGCAGTCGATCGGATCGATCTCGACATCGCGCCGGGCGAAGTGGTCGGCGTGGTCGGCGAATCCGGCTCCGGCAAAAGCGTGACGATGATGGCGTTAATGGGCCTGATCGACGCGCCCGGCAAAGTGACGGCCGACGAAATCAGTTTCAACGGCACGAACCTGCTGAAAGCCTCGGCGAAGGAACGCCGCAAGATTATCGGCAAAGACATCGCCATGGTGTTTCAGGACGCGCTGACGAGTCTGAACCCGAGCTACACGGTCGGTTATCAGATCAAGGAAGTGCTCAGACTGCACGAAGGCCTGCGCGGTAGCGCATTGGACCGGCGGGCTCTGGAACTGCTCGATCAGGTTGGCATTCCCGATGCGAAGAACCGTATTGGCTCGTTTCCGCATCAGATGTCGGGCGGTATGAACCAGCGTGTGATGATCGCCATGGCGATTGCCTGCAACCCGAAGCTGCTGATCGCCGACGAACCGACCACCGCGCTCGACGTGACGATCCAGGCGCAGATCATGGAATTGCTCATGAAGCTGCAGAAAGAACGCGGCATGGCGCTCGTGCTGATTTCGCACGATCTGGCGGTGGTGTCCGAAGTCGCGCAGCGCGTCGCGGTCATGTACGCTGGAGAAGTGATCGAAACGAACAAGGTGCCGGATATTTTCGCGGCGCCACATCATCCGTACACGGAAGCATTGCTGGCGGCGATTCCCGAACACAACGTCGGCGCCGTGCGGCTCGCTGCATTGCCGGGCATGGTGCCGGGCCGCGACGATCGTCCGAAAGGGTGTCTGTTCGCGCCGCGCTGCAAGTATGTGGTCGACGACTGCACGAAAGCACGGCCGGCGCTCGCGCCGCTCCAGGGCCATAGCGAAGCCGCGCGCGTGCGCTGTATCAAACCCCTGAACCTGAGCGGCGACGCCAACGTTCACACTCATGGAGGCGCACGATGA
- a CDS encoding ABC transporter permease subunit, producing MADIQNTVPQSVTPPSGRAIAAREFWANFSRNRGAVGAGIVVLALIIVAIFAPLIAPHSPIEQYRDFVKIPPAWLDGGNWKFVLGTDEAGRDILSRLMYGARLSFWIGFVSVVLALIPGIVLGLIAAFFEKWADTPIMRIMDVLLALPSLLLAVAVVAIIGPGLVNTMLAIAIVALPGYVRLTRASAQGELQKEYVTASRVAGAGTLRLMFSQVLPNCTAPLIVQATLGFSSAILDAAALGFLGLGVQPPSAEWGAMLASARDYIDSAWWIVTMPGLSILISVLAINLLGDGLRDALDPKLKRMA from the coding sequence ATGGCAGACATACAAAACACAGTCCCCCAGTCGGTCACTCCTCCAAGTGGCCGCGCAATTGCCGCCCGTGAATTCTGGGCGAATTTTTCACGCAACCGTGGCGCGGTCGGCGCCGGCATCGTCGTGCTGGCGCTGATTATCGTGGCGATTTTCGCGCCGCTGATCGCGCCGCATAGTCCAATCGAACAGTACCGCGACTTTGTGAAGATTCCGCCAGCATGGCTCGACGGCGGCAACTGGAAGTTCGTTCTCGGCACCGACGAAGCGGGCCGCGACATCCTCTCGCGTCTGATGTACGGCGCACGGCTGTCGTTCTGGATCGGCTTCGTGTCGGTGGTGCTCGCGCTGATTCCGGGCATCGTGCTCGGGCTGATCGCCGCGTTCTTCGAGAAATGGGCCGACACGCCGATCATGCGCATCATGGACGTACTGCTCGCGCTGCCGTCGCTGCTGCTCGCGGTCGCGGTGGTCGCGATCATCGGTCCGGGCCTCGTCAACACGATGCTGGCCATAGCGATCGTTGCACTGCCGGGCTATGTGCGTTTGACGCGCGCGTCGGCACAAGGCGAATTGCAGAAAGAGTATGTGACGGCTTCGCGTGTGGCCGGCGCGGGCACCCTGCGGTTGATGTTCTCGCAAGTGCTGCCGAACTGCACCGCGCCGCTGATCGTGCAGGCGACGCTCGGCTTTTCGTCGGCCATTCTCGACGCCGCCGCGCTCGGTTTTCTCGGGCTGGGCGTGCAACCGCCGTCGGCGGAGTGGGGTGCAATGCTCGCCTCGGCACGCGACTATATCGATAGCGCCTGGTGGATCGTTACCATGCCGGGCCTGTCCATCCTGATCTCGGTGCTCGCGATCAACCTGCTCGGCGACGGCCTGCGTGACGCGCTCGATCCCAAACTGAAACGGATGGCGTGA
- a CDS encoding ABC transporter permease subunit gives MFRFVLRRIGMVIPTFIGITILAFALIHLIPGDPIEVMMGERGVDPAMHAAAMHRLGLDESLPMQYVHYIGRALHGDLGTSIITNTSVMGEFLARFPATVELSICAMLFALIVGLPAGVFAALRRGTVVDHGVMGTALTGYSMPIFWWGLILIMVFSVKLGWTPVSGRIAVEYDIPHVTGFMLIDALMPGTDEGAFKSALSHLILPAIVLGTIPLAVIARMTRSSMLEVLREDYIRTARAKGLSPARVIVVHALRNALIPVVTVIGLQVGTLLAGAVLTETLFSWPGIGKWLIDAIGRRDYPVVQGGILMIATLVIVVNLVVDLLYGVLNPRIRHTR, from the coding sequence ATGTTCCGCTTTGTTTTGCGCCGCATCGGCATGGTAATACCGACTTTCATCGGCATTACGATCCTCGCGTTCGCGCTGATTCACCTGATACCGGGCGACCCCATCGAAGTGATGATGGGCGAGCGCGGCGTCGATCCCGCCATGCATGCAGCCGCGATGCACCGGCTCGGGCTCGACGAGTCTCTGCCCATGCAATACGTTCACTACATCGGCCGCGCGCTGCATGGTGATCTGGGCACGTCCATCATCACCAACACCAGCGTGATGGGCGAGTTCCTCGCCCGGTTTCCCGCCACCGTCGAACTGTCGATCTGCGCGATGCTGTTCGCGTTGATCGTCGGCCTGCCGGCGGGCGTGTTCGCGGCGTTGCGGCGCGGCACGGTGGTCGATCACGGCGTGATGGGCACGGCGCTCACCGGTTATTCGATGCCGATCTTCTGGTGGGGGTTGATCCTCATCATGGTGTTCTCGGTCAAGCTCGGCTGGACCCCCGTGTCGGGCCGCATTGCGGTGGAATACGACATCCCGCACGTGACGGGCTTCATGCTGATCGACGCGCTGATGCCGGGCACCGACGAAGGCGCGTTCAAATCCGCGCTGAGCCATCTGATTCTGCCGGCCATCGTGCTCGGTACGATTCCGCTGGCCGTGATCGCGCGGATGACGCGTTCGTCGATGCTCGAAGTGCTGCGCGAGGATTACATCCGCACTGCGCGCGCCAAGGGTTTGTCGCCGGCGCGCGTGATCGTCGTGCATGCGTTGCGCAATGCGCTGATTCCGGTCGTGACCGTGATCGGTCTGCAGGTCGGCACGCTTCTGGCTGGCGCCGTGCTCACCGAGACGCTGTTTTCGTGGCCGGGCATCGGCAAGTGGCTGATCGACGCGATCGGCCGCCGCGACTATCCGGTGGTGCAGGGCGGTATTCTGATGATCGCCACGCTGGTAATCGTGGTGAACCTCGTCGTCGATCTGCTGTACGGCGTGCTGAATCCGCGCATCCGTCATACGAGGTAA